The proteins below are encoded in one region of Girardinichthys multiradiatus isolate DD_20200921_A chromosome 19, DD_fGirMul_XY1, whole genome shotgun sequence:
- the LOC124855107 gene encoding kelch repeat and BTB domain-containing protein 11 → MNEGQGGGAITVEADVIINTMNPDLITITNKNGNVCPGFIQGFLQDDPDFRAPRVFEQEYLLDGRSIENNHCDHPTGGSSFVSKADHLSRDTGIPNDSPHTDSAVSNHIAGVQQNSASEVCNGARAKVSFSIDSPGNQTKEEIDWSGLKPKSCNDSSLEADSAQPKKEPDLVIEVGGQTINAHKSVLAEKSDYFKARLSRNILKVKGMSYKTLSTLIDYIYTSQISVGKDNVVDVITGAKILQIPCAVQAAMDCMSEQITAENCYEILTIAKKQRLSELKETAYRFMSDNFLQILKDPAVYGRLTGSERDLVLKKRMEGRKTLMIAEVNDVFDRVGSRPPSRCGSRPQSPLSVESSEESHMIYYFSEAENDWRPLTVMPEDINTKGCGVCTMHNYLFVAGGIKGYGDKGKVSDKVFCYNPVTNRWAEIRPLNQARAQLKLVSMDGSLYAIGGECLFTVEKYDPRMDRWTMIAPLPKGAFAVAHEATTCSGELYVSGGSLFYRLLKYDAKRDEWQECPYNNSRKKSSDMVALKSFIYRFDVNREQGINVFKYNTIVKMWHDCVSQRPGSHLPFRCAIIGNCIYCVNKSQTLQFVVEEENAYFVEEALKAPLEAKGVLFPFVLSLPEKPEKVT, encoded by the coding sequence ATGAACGAGGGCCAGGGAGGAGGAGCCATCACTGTGGAGGCTGATGTCATCATCAACACAATGAACCCTGACCTCATCACGATCACTAACAAAAATGGGAATGTATGTCCCGGTTTCATCCAGGGGTTCCTGCAGGATGACCCGGATTTCAGGGCTCCTCGAGTGTTTGAGCAGGAATACCTGCTCGATGGAAGGTCTATAGAGAATAACCACTGTGATCATCCGACAGGGGGCAGCTCCTTCGTCTCAAAAGCGGATCACCTTTCTAGAGATACTGGAATTCCAAATGACTCTCCTCATACTGACTCTGCTGTGTCAAATCACATTGCTGGCGTGCAACAAAATAGTGCAAGTGAAGTCTGCAATGGAGCCAGAGCGAAAGTGTCGTTTAGCATAGATTCCCCTGGGAATCAAACCAAAGAGGAAATTGATTGGTCAGGCTTAAAACCAAAAAGCTGCAATGACAGCAGCCTGGAAGCTGACAGTGCACAGCCTAAAAAAGAACCTGATTTAGTCATTGAAGTTGGTGGACAGACCATCAATGCTCACAAGTCCGTCCTTGCAGAGAAGAGTGACTACTTCAAAGCACGCCTGTCACGGAACATCCTGAAGGTGAAGGGCATGAGTTATAAGACTTTGTCTACACTGATTGACTATATCTACACCTCCCAGATCAGTGTTGGCAAGGACAATGTGGTAGATGTCATCACGGGGGCTAAAATCCTGCAGATCCCCTGTGCCGTCCAGGCCGCCATGGACTGCATGTCTGAGCAGATCACTGCAGAGAACTGTTACGAAATTTTGACCATCGCCAAGAAGCAGCGACTTAGTGAACTAAAGGAGACCGCATATAGATTCATGAGTGACAACTTCCTTCAGATCCTGAAAGACCCTGCAGTCTATGGACGCCTTACTGGGTCCGAAAGGGATCTGGTTTTAAAGAAGAGAATGGAGGGAAGAAAGACTTTGATGATTGCAGAGGTAAATGACGTGTTTGATCGAGTTGGTAGCCGGCCACCAAGCCGCTGTGGCAGCCGGCCACAGAGCCCCTTGTCTGTTGAGTCTTCGGAGGAGAGCCATATGATTTACTACTTCAGTGAAGCCGAAAATGACTGGCGACCTTTGACTGTTATGCCAGAAGACATAAACACCAAAGGTTGTGGTGTTTGCACCATGCACAACTACTTGTTTGTGGCAGGTGGGATAAAGGGCTACGGAGACAAGGGAAAGGTGTCTGATAAGGTGTTTTGTTACAACCCAGTAACCAATCGCTGGGCTGAGATTAGACCTCTAAACCAGGCACGTGCACAACTAAAGCTTGTATCCATGGATGGCAGCCTTTATGCCATTGGAGGGGAATGTTTGTTCACAGTAGAAAAATACGATCCTCGGATGGACCGCTGGACGATGATTGCTCCCTTGCCCAAGGGAGCCTTTGCCGTGGCACATGAAGCCACCACCTGCAGCGGAGAGCTCTACGTTTCAGGCGGCTCCCTTTTCTACCGCCTGCTCAAGTACGACGCAAAGAGGGACGAGTGGCAGGAGTGTCCCTACAACAACAGCAGGAAGAAATCCAGTGACATGGTGGCGCTAAAAAGCTTCATCTATCGTTTCGATGTGAACCGAGAGCAAGGGATCAACGTCTTCAAGTACAACACCATCGTGAAAATGTGGCACGACTGTGTGTCGCAGAGGCCGGGGAGTCATTTACCCTTCAGATGCGCCATTATCGGGAACTGCATCTACTGCGTGAACAAAAGCCAGACTCTTCAGTTTGTGGTGGAGGAGGAGAACGCCTACTTTGTCGAGGAGGCGCTGAAGGCACCTCTGGAGGCAAAGGGTGtactttttccttttgttctcaGTTTGCCTGAAAAGCCTGAAAAAGTCACATAg